One window of Deltaproteobacteria bacterium genomic DNA carries:
- a CDS encoding Kdo hydroxylase family protein, producing MIELCEAKDLTELVTVRERAREILENGGVVHLPNLVFELTLREREIVDPKRPLGLRLGKARNTGRPTLLFYQHTGRLRGGALKGVPSSDLKEMLNRFADWTRHLVRTLLPDSADQLEQEFTTFRPCARSRTQALHMDAALARPTQGRCMLRVFRNVNGGGVPRVWQVGGHFESGAERFVARLPTKVRERIPGASALFHLLGISKGPATAYDHTMRLLRDLMTTDKEFQRSAPRMIVEFPAGSTWLAFTDLALHGAVSGQHSLDQTFLMNPSGMRDPNRSSLRILERLTGRTLV from the coding sequence ATGATCGAGCTCTGCGAAGCGAAGGACTTGACTGAGCTGGTCACAGTCCGTGAACGCGCGCGCGAGATTCTCGAGAACGGCGGCGTGGTTCACTTGCCGAACCTCGTATTCGAGCTGACCCTTCGAGAGCGAGAGATCGTGGATCCCAAGCGCCCGCTGGGCCTCCGGCTCGGCAAGGCGCGCAACACCGGCAGGCCGACCCTGCTCTTCTACCAGCACACCGGAAGGCTGCGCGGCGGAGCGCTCAAGGGCGTGCCCAGCAGCGATCTCAAGGAGATGTTGAATCGCTTCGCTGACTGGACGCGCCACCTCGTGCGGACGCTGCTGCCCGACTCCGCCGACCAGCTCGAGCAGGAGTTCACGACCTTTCGGCCCTGCGCGCGCAGCCGGACACAGGCGCTCCACATGGACGCGGCCCTCGCGCGCCCCACACAGGGCCGTTGCATGCTCCGCGTATTCCGCAATGTGAACGGCGGCGGCGTGCCGCGCGTGTGGCAGGTCGGCGGACACTTCGAATCGGGTGCCGAGCGCTTCGTCGCGCGCCTTCCCACGAAGGTGCGCGAGCGCATCCCGGGAGCCAGCGCCCTGTTCCACCTGCTCGGCATCAGCAAGGGTCCGGCGACCGCCTACGATCACACCATGCGCTTGCTCCGCGACCTGATGACCACTGATAAGGAATTTCAACGTTCCGCGCCGCGCATGATCGTAGAGTTTCCGGCTGGCTCGACCTGGCTTGCGTTCACGGATCTCGCGCTTCACGGAGCCGTCTCCGGGCAACACAGTCTCGACCAGACCTTCCTCATGAACCCTTCCGGCATGCGCGACCCGAACCGTTCGTCGCTCCGCATCCTCGAGCGGCTCACCGGCCGCACGCTCGTGTGA
- a CDS encoding acyl-CoA/acyl-ACP dehydrogenase: METKVTERQQRFIDMAAIHADDFRTRVAQHDQDSSFPHENVDAMKASGYTALIVPEELGGGGATPLDIALAQERLAYGDLPMAIAVNMHHIAVALLADLWWLNQKGEGPKLDAIEPMLKAVVKKKIIFAGPVSDPKMNSSLGFAGINDTTRQATKVAGGYVINGRSGFGTMSACADYLLTTARYNDPEKGLQCLLCFLPSNTKGVQIQNNWDTMSIRSSCSNDVVWDNVFISEKAAVARPVQTWDALSNVTSLWWVASGPACYIGLAQAARDYAMNWISGRSQEPFEQPMTYYPGNQLLAAEMEIGLRSARALLHRTIASHDDIETRSQDDLVNLIACFQFVMENCVQVVDKAMRMVGGAALFKTNPLEQMYRDVRAAIIHQPFAGTEGKALLGRRAFGLPVYGMPRFV, encoded by the coding sequence ATGGAAACGAAAGTCACTGAGCGGCAGCAACGTTTCATCGACATGGCGGCCATTCATGCCGACGATTTCAGAACCCGTGTGGCCCAACACGATCAGGACAGCAGTTTCCCGCATGAGAACGTAGACGCGATGAAAGCGTCCGGGTATACCGCACTCATCGTCCCGGAAGAACTGGGCGGTGGTGGTGCCACGCCGCTGGATATTGCTCTGGCGCAAGAACGCTTAGCCTATGGAGATCTGCCCATGGCGATTGCGGTCAATATGCACCATATCGCAGTAGCCCTTCTTGCCGATCTGTGGTGGCTCAACCAAAAAGGCGAGGGGCCGAAGCTGGACGCGATCGAGCCCATGCTCAAGGCGGTGGTCAAGAAGAAGATTATTTTTGCTGGACCGGTCAGCGACCCCAAGATGAATAGCTCGCTTGGCTTTGCCGGCATTAACGATACCACTCGGCAAGCAACGAAGGTGGCTGGAGGCTATGTCATCAATGGTCGCAGCGGGTTTGGCACCATGTCGGCGTGTGCGGACTATTTGTTGACCACGGCTCGGTATAACGACCCGGAGAAGGGGCTGCAGTGTCTGCTGTGTTTCCTTCCGTCCAATACCAAGGGGGTCCAGATTCAAAATAACTGGGACACCATGAGCATCCGTTCGTCGTGCAGTAACGATGTCGTATGGGATAACGTGTTTATCTCGGAGAAGGCCGCCGTAGCTCGCCCCGTCCAAACCTGGGACGCGCTGTCCAACGTCACTTCCTTGTGGTGGGTGGCATCAGGTCCGGCGTGCTATATCGGTCTCGCCCAAGCCGCGCGCGACTATGCCATGAACTGGATCTCCGGTCGCAGCCAAGAACCTTTCGAGCAGCCCATGACGTACTATCCCGGCAACCAACTGCTGGCTGCGGAAATGGAAATCGGCCTACGCTCCGCGCGGGCGCTGCTGCATCGAACCATTGCTTCACATGATGACATCGAGACGCGGAGTCAGGACGACTTAGTGAACCTGATCGCATGTTTTCAGTTTGTCATGGAAAACTGCGTGCAGGTGGTCGATAAGGCCATGCGCATGGTCGGTGGCGCGGCACTGTTCAAGACGAATCCGCTGGAACAGATGTATCGCGATGTGCGCGCCGCCATTATCCATCAGCCCTTCGCTGGCACCGAAGGCAAAGCGCTCCTCGGCCGTCGGGCTTTTGGGTTGCCAGTGTACGGTATGCCGCGCTTTGTGTAG
- a CDS encoding regulator has protein sequence MTNPAASQASAYRFDDRNIRWQALGDFEYFEVFIFSVDEAKNIADFIIKFEPNKQIFLHRHLALTNTFVVDGEHVIYEANGTVREVRPVGRYTSSPAGDAHREGGGANGGVLHYSVRGETDALFDVLDDDFKVLATLRTSDFKAAFDTQK, from the coding sequence ATGACAAATCCAGCCGCATCCCAAGCATCCGCCTATCGCTTCGACGACCGTAATATCCGGTGGCAAGCGCTAGGAGACTTCGAGTACTTCGAGGTCTTCATCTTCTCGGTCGATGAGGCCAAGAACATCGCCGATTTCATTATCAAGTTCGAACCTAACAAGCAGATCTTCCTGCATCGCCATCTCGCGCTTACTAACACCTTCGTCGTCGACGGCGAGCATGTTATCTATGAAGCTAACGGCACGGTCAGAGAGGTGCGCCCAGTCGGCAGGTATACCTCCAGCCCAGCGGGAGACGCGCATCGCGAAGGCGGCGGCGCGAACGGCGGGGTATTGCACTACAGCGTGCGCGGCGAGACGGACGCCTTGTTCGATGTCCTCGACGACGATTTCAAGGTCCTCGCGACGTTGCGCACGTCGGACTTCAAAGCCGCCTTCGACACACAGAAGTAA
- a CDS encoding ThuA domain-containing protein, whose protein sequence is MKIVLIAGKLKIPDRLGHHDYLAGCKLLGALLEQSAGVQTITIPDGWPEDEHIFDGARAIVFYTGGGGKQAFLKSGHRLAHLQKLVDQRVGIVMIHQAVGVPREFAKQATSWLGGTHVRGESKEGHWRSRHREFPAHPTTRGVLPWSIRDGWLNEIQFVDGMRGVTPLVWSGRRHKGSPTGGTPDVVCWAYERPAGGRSFCFSGLDAHKAWAELGVRQLLVNGTLWAAGMPVPQSGAPCETDARSLKASLTPRGGRGRWALDFVRRRIWRVVP, encoded by the coding sequence GTGAAGATCGTCCTCATCGCCGGGAAGCTAAAGATCCCGGACCGATTGGGTCACCACGACTATCTCGCGGGCTGTAAGCTGCTCGGCGCGCTGCTCGAGCAGAGCGCGGGTGTCCAGACAATCACGATTCCTGATGGATGGCCCGAGGACGAGCACATCTTCGACGGAGCGCGAGCGATCGTTTTCTACACCGGCGGCGGGGGCAAGCAAGCGTTCTTGAAGAGCGGGCACCGGCTGGCGCACCTGCAGAAGCTCGTCGACCAGCGCGTAGGGATCGTGATGATCCATCAGGCGGTCGGGGTTCCGCGCGAGTTCGCAAAGCAAGCGACTTCCTGGCTCGGCGGCACCCATGTGCGCGGGGAATCGAAAGAGGGTCACTGGCGCTCTCGACATCGCGAGTTCCCGGCGCATCCAACCACACGTGGCGTGCTGCCCTGGTCGATCCGCGACGGGTGGCTGAACGAGATCCAGTTCGTCGACGGAATGAGAGGAGTGACGCCGCTGGTGTGGTCCGGGCGAAGGCACAAGGGATCGCCGACCGGGGGTACGCCCGACGTCGTCTGTTGGGCATACGAACGCCCCGCTGGCGGCAGATCCTTCTGCTTCTCGGGGCTCGACGCCCACAAGGCTTGGGCGGAGCTCGGGGTTCGGCAGTTGCTCGTGAACGGGACGCTCTGGGCTGCGGGCATGCCGGTCCCCCAGTCTGGGGCCCCGTGTGAGACCGATGCGAGATCGTTGAAGGCGAGCCTCACGCCGCGCGGCGGCCGTGGACGCTGGGCGCTCGACTTCGTCCGACGCCGCATTTGGCGGGTCGTCCCGTAG
- a CDS encoding thiolase family protein, translating into MQKYAIAGLGVTPQGVIPGTSAEKLAWDAVELALSDSGLKRSQVDGYIYQPGFGERTSGMAASRASLGTNSTLQVDSSGATGIFTLITAIGLIAAGTADYVLCVHATNARSQAITVGAGEKNQNAIFGLFSPGAQTALMAQGYLHKYGKSSADLAEIAVALRSNAVPRRDAYMFNRPITVDDHQNSPFIVRPLHLFDYCLVTDGAIAFIVTTEERARDLKTTPVELLSFGTCHEVGQGYARGSNTILGPTTLDVEPARSRAFGTAGLSVEDIDVFQFYDAFTIMIALQLESYGLCGPGEAADWVRAGNFRWDSKRPCNTSGTLHSWGYVQGFTHLAEGIRQLRGEGGPTQVPGARTALVTNSGITGAGLAHSAVILGAV; encoded by the coding sequence ATGCAGAAATACGCCATCGCCGGCTTGGGTGTGACTCCGCAAGGCGTTATTCCGGGCACTAGCGCAGAGAAGCTAGCCTGGGATGCGGTTGAACTCGCCTTAAGCGATTCCGGTCTCAAGCGCAGTCAAGTGGACGGCTACATCTATCAACCTGGATTCGGCGAGCGCACCTCCGGTATGGCCGCTAGCCGGGCCTCGCTTGGGACGAACTCGACGCTTCAAGTCGACTCCAGTGGTGCGACCGGGATTTTCACCCTCATTACTGCCATCGGCCTGATTGCCGCCGGCACAGCGGACTACGTCCTGTGTGTCCATGCCACGAATGCCCGCTCGCAAGCGATCACGGTTGGCGCTGGCGAGAAGAACCAAAACGCGATCTTCGGGCTCTTCTCGCCAGGGGCACAGACTGCCCTGATGGCTCAAGGTTATTTGCACAAGTACGGCAAGTCTTCCGCAGATCTGGCTGAGATCGCTGTGGCCCTGCGTTCCAATGCCGTCCCGCGCCGCGATGCCTATATGTTCAATCGCCCGATCACCGTTGACGATCATCAGAACTCGCCGTTCATTGTCAGACCGCTGCATCTGTTCGATTATTGCCTAGTGACCGATGGCGCCATTGCCTTCATCGTCACCACTGAGGAACGAGCGCGTGACCTGAAAACGACGCCAGTCGAGCTGTTGAGCTTTGGCACTTGCCACGAGGTTGGCCAAGGCTACGCGCGTGGGTCCAACACCATTCTGGGACCAACGACGCTCGACGTGGAACCGGCGCGTAGCCGAGCCTTTGGGACGGCAGGGCTCAGTGTCGAAGACATCGACGTATTTCAATTTTACGACGCCTTCACGATCATGATCGCGCTGCAACTCGAATCGTATGGACTATGCGGACCTGGGGAAGCGGCGGATTGGGTCCGCGCCGGGAACTTCCGGTGGGACTCCAAGCGTCCTTGCAATACCTCGGGCACGCTCCATTCCTGGGGCTACGTTCAAGGGTTTACGCATTTGGCTGAGGGGATTCGTCAACTCCGTGGCGAGGGCGGACCAACGCAAGTGCCTGGCGCTCGCACTGCGCTCGTGACCAATTCCGGGATTACCGGCGCGGGGCTGGCTCACTCAGCAGTGATCCTCGGCGCAGTATAA
- a CDS encoding tetratricopeptide repeat protein, which produces MSTKRFRIAFSFAGEKRDFVAEVAAMLAQRFGEAAILYDKFHEAEFANWKLGLLLQDLYHDHADMIVVVVCPDYIKKDWCGLEWVAIHGMLMSGKDREIMLCRFDHAKLQGLHENAGFAELDRRTPEQAAVRILERLALNEGKPKDHYTASATPTNRPAKTSTPNNLPRLQPFFGRTEELKQIAEALDPESRTWGALIDGPGGMGKTSLAVRAAYDCPPGQFQRIIFVSVKDHELDDDGVRKLGGFLLPGFLEMLNELARELGQPDITKAPEDQRIRLLLDTLRPAQALLILDNLESLTKDDRDQLFTFVKRLPQGCKATLTSRRRLGSGSELLILEKLDQSAALETLADLARHNPLLARTSEAERIALYTQTGGNPLLLRWVAGQLGRGSCRTFTDALHFLRSCPPGNDPLEFIFGDLAREFTKDEEQVLVALSYFTLPAKVEHIAAVAGLDEAPVETALRTLTNRSLVVPDQEEQHFILVPMVADFLRRKRPELIAETGNRLEQRAYALIVENGYQEHDRFPVLDTAWPTVAPALPLFLAGPNARLQTVCSALTDFLDFTGRWDEWLSLNQQAETKAVAAGDHDKAGWRAYQAGWVHYLREHADAVLACTERAAAHWQMAQAGGRERALAIRLRGIGHHLKQDYPTAIAAYRESLELHRTLSAESVDVAIALNDLATAEKGSGDLDAAVRDCREALRIARAVGYAEGVAIYTGNLAALALEREDWPGAETLAREALILSKKLGRQELIAEDCRRLAKALARQGKPAEALPYARRAVEIYTRLGSPELEKARATLAECEG; this is translated from the coding sequence ATGAGTACGAAACGCTTTCGTATAGCCTTTTCTTTTGCCGGGGAGAAGCGGGACTTCGTCGCGGAGGTCGCCGCCATGCTCGCGCAACGCTTCGGCGAGGCGGCAATCCTTTACGACAAGTTCCATGAAGCGGAATTCGCCAACTGGAAGCTCGGCCTGCTCCTTCAGGATCTCTATCACGATCACGCGGACATGATCGTCGTTGTGGTGTGTCCAGATTACATTAAGAAAGACTGGTGCGGCTTGGAATGGGTCGCGATTCACGGAATGCTGATGTCCGGCAAGGATCGCGAGATCATGCTTTGCCGTTTCGACCACGCGAAGCTCCAAGGCCTTCATGAAAATGCTGGATTCGCCGAGCTCGATCGCAGAACGCCGGAACAAGCCGCCGTCCGCATCCTCGAACGCCTTGCGCTGAACGAAGGCAAACCCAAGGACCACTACACGGCCAGCGCCACACCCACGAATCGCCCCGCGAAGACTTCTACCCCCAATAACCTCCCGCGCCTCCAGCCTTTCTTCGGACGCACTGAGGAGCTGAAACAAATCGCCGAGGCTCTCGATCCCGAGTCCCGCACTTGGGGCGCACTGATCGATGGACCCGGTGGCATGGGCAAGACCTCGCTGGCCGTCCGCGCCGCCTACGACTGCCCGCCCGGCCAGTTCCAGCGCATCATTTTCGTCTCGGTGAAAGACCACGAGTTGGACGACGACGGCGTGCGCAAGCTCGGCGGTTTCCTCCTGCCGGGGTTCCTGGAAATGCTCAACGAACTCGCCCGCGAGCTGGGGCAGCCGGACATCACAAAGGCCCCTGAAGATCAACGCATCCGACTGCTGCTCGACACGCTGCGTCCCGCGCAGGCGCTGCTGATCCTCGACAACCTCGAATCGCTCACCAAAGATGATCGCGACCAGCTCTTTACCTTCGTCAAGCGCTTGCCGCAGGGCTGCAAGGCCACCCTCACCAGCCGCCGTCGCCTCGGCTCCGGCTCAGAACTGCTCATCCTGGAAAAACTCGACCAATCCGCTGCGCTGGAGACCCTGGCCGACCTCGCCCGACACAATCCGCTGCTCGCCAGGACCAGCGAGGCCGAGCGCATCGCCCTGTACACGCAGACTGGCGGCAATCCGCTGCTCCTGCGCTGGGTAGCCGGGCAGCTTGGACGCGGCAGTTGCCGCACCTTCACCGATGCGTTGCACTTCCTACGCAGTTGCCCGCCGGGCAACGACCCGCTGGAGTTCATCTTCGGCGATCTCGCCAGGGAGTTCACTAAGGACGAAGAGCAAGTTCTCGTAGCCCTCAGCTACTTTACCTTGCCAGCAAAAGTAGAGCACATCGCCGCAGTGGCCGGGCTCGACGAAGCTCCGGTCGAGACCGCCCTGCGCACGCTCACCAACCGTTCCCTGGTCGTCCCTGACCAGGAGGAGCAGCATTTCATCTTGGTGCCGATGGTCGCCGACTTCCTGCGGCGCAAACGGCCCGAATTGATTGCAGAAACCGGCAACCGGCTGGAGCAGCGCGCCTATGCGCTGATCGTGGAAAACGGCTACCAAGAGCACGACCGCTTCCCGGTGCTCGACACGGCCTGGCCTACCGTAGCCCCCGCCTTACCACTCTTCCTCGCTGGGCCGAATGCGCGACTCCAGACCGTATGCAGTGCGCTCACTGACTTCCTCGACTTCACCGGTCGCTGGGATGAATGGCTCTCGCTCAATCAGCAGGCAGAAACCAAAGCCGTGGCCGCTGGCGACCACGACAAGGCCGGCTGGCGGGCCTATCAGGCGGGCTGGGTTCACTATCTGCGTGAGCATGCGGACGCGGTGCTAGCCTGTACCGAGCGCGCGGCGGCGCACTGGCAGATGGCGCAGGCCGGGGGCCGCGAACGCGCCCTTGCGATCCGCTTACGCGGCATCGGTCACCACTTGAAGCAGGATTACCCCACCGCCATCGCCGCCTACCGCGAGTCACTCGAACTGCACCGCACCTTATCCGCCGAGAGCGTGGATGTGGCCATTGCCCTGAACGACCTCGCCACTGCCGAGAAAGGCTCCGGCGATCTCGATGCGGCGGTGCGGGATTGTCGAGAGGCACTAAGAATCGCCCGCGCGGTCGGTTACGCCGAGGGTGTGGCCATCTACACCGGCAATCTGGCTGCGCTGGCGCTGGAGCGGGAAGACTGGCCGGGGGCCGAGACGCTAGCCCGCGAAGCATTGATCTTGTCCAAAAAGCTGGGCCGTCAGGAATTGATCGCTGAAGACTGCCGACGTCTGGCCAAGGCCCTGGCGCGGCAGGGGAAGCCCGCCGAGGCGCTGCCCTACGCCCGGCGCGCGGTGGAGATCTATACCCGCCTCGGTTCGCCCGAACTCGAAAAAGCCCGTGCGACCCTCGCGGAATGCGAGGGTTGA
- a CDS encoding nuclear transport factor 2 family protein produces the protein MSVQQIEAAAQAFGDAFTRLDVPAAAELLDDDLEVFDHVPYRFDNKKQFVDFLQGAVQGLASSSFSFRQLSCRMFNDNTGVANAYDTFTGVTKDGKVQTLHGRTTLVFVKRGAQWKIVSCHFSPLPHA, from the coding sequence ATGAGTGTACAACAGATTGAAGCGGCAGCCCAAGCCTTCGGCGACGCGTTCACCCGCTTAGATGTCCCTGCAGCGGCAGAGCTGCTGGACGATGACCTGGAAGTCTTCGACCATGTCCCTTACCGCTTCGATAACAAGAAACAGTTTGTGGATTTTCTGCAAGGTGCCGTGCAGGGACTGGCTTCGAGCAGCTTTAGCTTTCGGCAGCTCTCTTGCCGGATGTTTAACGACAATACTGGGGTTGCCAATGCCTACGATACGTTTACTGGCGTGACGAAAGACGGCAAGGTGCAGACCCTGCACGGACGGACAACGCTGGTCTTCGTCAAACGCGGTGCCCAGTGGAAGATCGTGAGCTGCCACTTTTCGCCGCTTCCGCATGCCTAA
- the surE gene encoding 5'/3'-nucleotidase SurE → MKQSLCRHLLGCAVTTALVVSAMLGTVVTTSADGKQSGPLRILLTNDDGWNAVGITAVYDALVAAGYDVTVVAPLTNQSGVGGRITFGGPPLQVVLQALRKYSVAGSPADAVEVGLSVVFANKPPDLVISGTNVGQNVGAATVHSGTVGAAVTALNDGVPAIAVSTEIDFATNVGPFAETSAFVVKLVAALRKQTQGSQLLPEAVGLNVNYPLLEGGGAPTDVVLTQNGRGFLDLTYTGALPTTVGESSALTIGLNLAVPESEEHADTAALAANMVSISTLEPDYDAASDVHESIRKIVEELKD, encoded by the coding sequence ATGAAACAGTCGCTATGTCGCCATCTATTGGGGTGTGCAGTGACCACTGCACTTGTGGTGAGCGCGATGCTGGGGACGGTGGTGACAACAAGCGCTGACGGCAAACAAAGTGGACCGTTGCGGATCCTGCTCACTAACGACGACGGCTGGAATGCTGTGGGCATCACTGCGGTGTACGACGCCCTCGTTGCCGCCGGTTACGACGTGACTGTCGTTGCGCCACTCACGAACCAGAGCGGCGTCGGCGGTCGCATCACCTTCGGTGGGCCACCCCTGCAGGTGGTGCTGCAGGCACTCCGCAAGTATTCGGTTGCGGGTTCTCCTGCTGACGCCGTTGAGGTCGGCTTGTCCGTCGTCTTCGCCAACAAGCCGCCCGATCTCGTGATCTCAGGCACGAACGTCGGACAAAACGTCGGTGCTGCCACGGTGCATTCGGGTACAGTGGGCGCGGCAGTTACGGCGCTGAACGATGGCGTGCCTGCCATCGCCGTGAGCACCGAAATCGACTTCGCTACCAACGTCGGACCATTTGCGGAGACTAGCGCCTTTGTCGTCAAGCTTGTGGCCGCTCTGCGGAAACAAACGCAAGGCAGCCAGTTGCTACCTGAAGCCGTCGGCCTCAACGTGAATTATCCCTTGCTGGAGGGCGGTGGCGCGCCGACCGACGTTGTGCTGACACAAAACGGTCGCGGGTTCCTCGACCTCACTTATACCGGCGCGCTGCCGACGACCGTCGGCGAATCGAGTGCCTTAACCATCGGGCTCAACCTGGCAGTTCCCGAGTCGGAGGAGCACGCCGACACCGCTGCTTTGGCGGCCAACATGGTGTCGATCTCTACGCTTGAGCCCGACTACGACGCCGCGAGCGACGTCCACGAGTCCATTCGGAAGATTGTCGAGGAGCTAAAGGACTAA
- a CDS encoding OB-fold domain-containing protein, translating into MSEKETQATPTPPSRVVPLEDQPFWDAIDNDSFVLARCTCGSYYARLQACLRCGADARALTWVPASGRGTVRTFIVFDKPYHPYFKERLPYIVAVIALEEGPELTTNIIDTDVTNVEIGMPVRIVIGTRGEHKIHQASARV; encoded by the coding sequence ATGAGCGAGAAAGAAACCCAAGCCACGCCTACACCTCCCAGCCGTGTGGTTCCGCTAGAGGACCAACCGTTCTGGGATGCCATCGACAACGACAGCTTTGTTCTGGCTCGATGTACCTGTGGCTCCTACTATGCTCGCTTGCAAGCATGTCTCCGGTGCGGTGCTGATGCCCGGGCACTGACCTGGGTGCCGGCCTCAGGGCGAGGGACGGTTCGCACCTTTATTGTCTTCGATAAACCGTATCATCCCTATTTCAAGGAGCGGCTCCCCTACATCGTCGCCGTCATCGCGTTAGAAGAAGGTCCAGAACTCACGACCAACATCATCGATACCGACGTTACGAACGTCGAGATCGGTATGCCGGTACGCATCGTGATCGGCACTCGCGGCGAGCACAAGATTCATCAAGCCTCTGCGCGCGTGTGA